In Babylonia areolata isolate BAREFJ2019XMU chromosome 19, ASM4173473v1, whole genome shotgun sequence, a single window of DNA contains:
- the LOC143294343 gene encoding protein O-mannose kinase-like, with protein sequence MATYSIVLPLSISVISILISIVWKLMDYEESVADDRMRCPSGHFILPGMAECHPYLNCGQISQQVVVKEMVGQGGVKLVRRGEWQNHNVAVNILANAKYREDFLHGLNMLQQLQANDISITQFVGECKHSDVFITQFYPLGSADRLEALLNMDHLHALNTLSVRFALCQDYVRILHSLHSGADGARVMCDSNDVNKTLSQFLLREDFSLVLNDVDALPLVDRSRGQLVKCGHRELLGEFVAPEQLWPYEDHDFVDSEMPGYDEKVDVWKVPDVCEAFLGRSMEGGAKLRLQLISVHLQCKSEDPSERPTALNLLEAYEKIHQKLFLS encoded by the exons ATGGCAACATACAGCATAGTACTGCCGTTATCGATAAGTGTAATATCAATACTTATCAGCATAGTTTGGAAACTGATGGACTATGAGGAATCGGTTGCAGACGACAGAATGAGATGTCCGAGTGGACATTTCATTTTGCCAGGGATGGCAGAGTGTCACCCGTATTTGAACTGTGGGCAAATCAGCCAGCAGGTCGTTGTGAAAGAAATGGTTGGTCAAGGAGGAGTGAAACTG GTGAGACGAGGGGAGTGGCAAAATCACAATGTGGCAGTCAACATTCTGGCCAATGCAAAATACAGAGAAGACTTTCTCCACGGTCTGAACATGCTGCAGCAGCTACAGGCTAACGACATCAGCATCACACAGTTTGTCGGGGAGTGCAAACACAGTGACGTTTTTATCACGCAGTTCTACCCTCTAGGCTCAGCTGATCGTCTGGAAGCACTGCTGAACATGGACCATCTCCATGCGTTGAACACGCTGTCTGTTAGGTTCGCTTTGTGTCAAGACTACGTGAGGATTCTGCATTCTTTACACAGCGGTGCTGATGGTGCCCGAGTGATGTGCGACAGCAACGATGTTAACAAAACACTCAGCCAGTTCCTTCTGCGTGAAGACTTCTCGCTTGTCCTTAACGACGTGGATGCTTTGCCGCTTGTGGACAGATCTCGGGGTCAGCTGGTGAAGTGTGGTCACCGTGAACTTCTGGGAGAGTTCGTTGCCCCTGAGCAGCTCTGGCCCTATGAGGACCATGACTTTGTCGACAGTGAGATGCCTGGCTACGATGAGAAGGTGGATGTGTGGAAAGTGCCGGATGTGTGCGAGGCCTTTTTGGGTCGCAGCATGGAGGGTGGCGCCAAACTGCGCCTTCAGCTGATTTCTGTTCATTTACAGTGTAAAAGTGAAGACCCCTCAGAAAGACCGACTGCTTTGAACTTGTTGGAAGCTTATGAAAAAATCCACCAGAAACTATTTCTGTCATAA